A window from Mytilus galloprovincialis chromosome 8, xbMytGall1.hap1.1, whole genome shotgun sequence encodes these proteins:
- the LOC143043630 gene encoding uncharacterized protein LOC143043630 translates to MQFFSTNIVILLVAFLSVTRSTDCDGLTNCMRNLGAHIKEAVIDLKKFNKENLEKFYTVVCRDIDDLVKCYKPEYMAGCSALQNFVQFVPSQHTLRKQFIEMCSEKEEMVLAVECFTQKGVTVGLHQCTVAMISDLHLSGGDPEYKGTPCSALSSYNSCSAELIKGKCKTETTNFVTTASENHYNAMCSASMKISNNFFLSLIFILIRIFSIL, encoded by the exons ATGCAGTTTTTCAGCACAAATATAG TTATCCTGTTAGTTGCTTTTTTATCTGTGACAAGGTCCACTGACTGTGATGGACTAACGAACTGCATGAGAAATTTAGGAGCTCATATCAAAGAAGCTGTAATAGACCTTAAGaaatttaacaaagaaaatttGGAAAAATTTTATACCGTCGTTTGTAG agatATTGATGACCTAGTGAAGTGTTACAAACCAGAATACATGGCTGGTTGTTCAGCTCTACAGAACTTTGTACAATTCGTACCTTCTCAGCATACTCTTAGGAAGCAGTTTATAGAAATGTGTTCAGAAAAAGAAG AAATGGTATTAGCAGTTGAATGTTTTACCCAGAAAGGAGTAACAGTTGGTTTACATCAATGCACTGTTGCAATGATCAGTGATTTGCACCTGTCAGGAGGTGACCCAGAATACAAAGGAACACCATGCTC GGCTTTATCTTCGTACAACTCGTGTTCTGCCGAGCTAATAAAGGGAAAGTGTAAGACGGAAACTACCAATTTTGTGACGACAGCTTCAGAGAACCATTATAATGCCATGTGTTCAGCATCtatgaaaatatcaaataatttcttTCTTAGtctaatatttattttgatacgaatattttctattttataa
- the LOC143042717 gene encoding uncharacterized protein LOC143042717, which produces MKEFTFLCAALVVLVGCNSIKNIREKEDGGNMNGRYLVASGGNQGVHFNDDYKSKGHEYFDVYSPEIATHYGEVFWTDLGNNPIPKEIIDRFAGKVMAITGYEQDQVMVNPVSKPGLNPQNDVSVPINWAYNHHYVAWMTGKYSKLIKIPNPDPMTSVLMDLP; this is translated from the exons ATGAAAG aATTTACATTCCTGTGTGCAGCCCTAGTGGTGCTTGTAGGATGTAATAGTATAAAGAATATACGAG AAAAAGAAGATGGTGGCAACATGAATGGTCGCTATCTGGTAGCCAGTGGCGGAAACCAGGGTGTACATTTTAACGATGACTATAAGAGCAAGGGTCATGAGTACTTTGATGTTTACTCACCAGAGATAGCAACCCATTATGGTGAGGTCTTTTGGACAGACTTAGGAAATAATCCAATTCCAAAAGAAATCATCGACAGATTTGCAG GAAAAGTCATGGCCATCACTGGTTACGAACAGGACCAAGTTATGGTTAATCCCGTAAGTAAACCAGGACTAAATCCCCAAAACGATGTATCTGTTCCAATCAACTGGGCGTATAACCACCACTACGTAGCATGGATGACTGGAAAATATTCCAAATTGATAAAAATCCCAAATCCTGACCCAATGACGTCAGTGCTCATGGATCTCCCATGA
- the LOC143043631 gene encoding uncharacterized protein LOC143043631: MEHKTLRIGFIGAGGIHFGRPGSKLPWAHATRLEKIGNIKVVAIVDTDIKLAEDVLKAKLSSDQVKHFYTDCQVFTHFKELLAQKPDAVFIGIPPIYRGSLEDGMDIELQFVKAGIHVFVEKSPSVVPPEEFDNYVEEVRKTSIKNNVVVSVGYMFRYHAGIDKMKELIIDHGGKVMACRAKFSLAYSRGHKGRDSYNNKITGGPIVEQATHVCDLARYLAGDINLDSVQTIMLKDSDPSGAGHLSHLPHDGENNIQPADKVPRVTFSQWRFVNGGIGTLMHSIALPGSRHEISIEVQMDGLQMSLFKPIEEDSSLVVRSIKADDPNRDTNYTFNEQDSFLNELSAFINAVRTEDHTGIRSSYEDAAKTYEFTWKIRRTGEANS; encoded by the exons ATGGAACATAAAACACTTAGGATTGGCTTCATTGGAGCTGGTGGTATCCATTTCGGTAGGCCTGGCTCCAAGTTGCCATGGGCTCATGCAACGAGACTTGAAAAGATTGGAAACATTAAAGTTGTGGCAATCGTAGACACTGACATAAAGCTTGCAGAAGATGTTCTCAAGGCAAAACTTTCATCCGACCAAGTAAAACACTTTTATACCGATTGCCAAGTTTTCACTCACTTCAAAGAGTTACTTGCTCAGAAACCAGATGCAGTCTTTATAGGAATCCCTCCTATATATAGAGGTTCACTGGAGGACGGGATGGACATTGAACTTCAGTTTGTGAAGGCTGGAATACACGTGTTTGTGGAGAAATCTCCATCGGTAGTACCACCCGAAGAGTTTGATAACTATGTAGAGGAAGTTAGAAAAACCAGCATTAAAAACAATGTCGTTGTATCTGTTGGATACATGTTCAG gtaCCATGCTGGAATAGATAAAATGAAGGAATTAATCATTGATCATGGCGGGAAAGTGATGGCATGTAGGGCAAAGTTCAGTCTTGCTTATTCTAGAGGTCATAAAGGTCGAGACTCCTATAACAACAAAATAACTGGAGGACCAATTGTCGAACAGGCAACACATGTTTGCGATTTGGCTAGATATCTTGCTGGAGATATAAATCTAGACTCAGTTCAGACCATCATGCTGAAAGATAGCGACCCATCTGGTGCCGGACATCTTTCACATCTGCCTCATGATGGAGAAAATAATATACAACCTGCCGATAAAGTCCCAAGAGTTACATTTAGTCAATGGAGATTTGTAAACGGAGGAATAGGGACTCTTATGCACTCTATTGCTCTACCAGGGAGTAGACATGAAATATCAATCGAGGTTCAAATGGACGGACTACAGATGTCTCTGTTCAAACCTATCGAAGAAGACAGTTCATTGGTCGTCCGTAGTATCAAAGCAGACGATCCAAACAGAGATACCAATTATACCTTTAACGAACAAGATTCATTCTTAAATGAGTTATCGGCCTTTATAAATGCAGTCAGAACTGAGGACCACACTGGAATTAGGAGTTCTTATGAAGATGCTGCTAAAACATATGAATTCACATGGAAAATTAGAAGGACCGGCGAAGCAAACAGTTGA